A section of the Dehalococcoidales bacterium genome encodes:
- a CDS encoding nicotinate phosphoribosyltransferase, giving the protein MANAVLVIDMLRGFMEEPCPLYCGAASRRIIPNIQKLLAKETAAGAGVFYICDSHDKDDLEFKMFPPHCIAGTAEAEVIPELAGFPGEVIKKKRYSAFYGTDLEQKLKQLKPEKLIVCGVCTDICVCHTVANARNRDYTVEVPVDCVASFDEKAHYYALDHMEKVLGAQLVYTAAKKPPQPKFKPSAEVLDGGTADVYFVRTLEILKKENLNPVTTMEVFGSRAGLLCGIEEVKALLAEALPGDKREVWALAEGETIAAKEVVLRITAPYQSYGLYETAIIGMLAQSTGWATAARECAAAAAGTPLISFGARHVHPNVAAVMDYAAVVGGCSGCSSVNGARLAGVEPSGTMPHALILVVGDTVKATMLFDKHMPPEIGRVSLVDTFKDEAEESLRVAAALGKKLKSVRLDTPSERGRVTAELVKEVRARLDLAGFQHVGIFVSGGIDPDRIRYFKERGAPVDGFGVGSYISGARPIDFTADLHEIDGKPIAKRGRIPGITPNLRLQRVF; this is encoded by the coding sequence ATGGCTAACGCCGTACTGGTCATCGATATGCTGCGGGGGTTCATGGAAGAGCCGTGCCCCTTATACTGCGGGGCGGCATCGCGCCGGATTATCCCCAACATTCAAAAGCTCCTGGCAAAAGAGACCGCCGCCGGCGCCGGAGTTTTTTATATCTGCGATTCCCATGATAAGGACGACCTGGAGTTTAAAATGTTCCCGCCGCACTGCATCGCCGGGACGGCGGAAGCGGAAGTCATTCCGGAATTAGCCGGATTCCCCGGCGAAGTCATCAAGAAAAAACGCTACTCCGCCTTTTACGGCACGGACCTGGAACAGAAACTCAAACAACTAAAGCCGGAAAAGCTTATTGTCTGCGGGGTATGCACGGATATCTGCGTCTGCCACACGGTAGCCAACGCCCGCAACCGGGACTATACCGTAGAAGTGCCGGTGGACTGCGTGGCGTCCTTCGATGAAAAGGCGCATTATTATGCTTTGGACCACATGGAAAAGGTGCTGGGCGCCCAGCTGGTCTATACCGCCGCTAAAAAACCGCCGCAACCCAAATTCAAGCCGTCGGCGGAGGTGCTGGACGGCGGCACGGCGGACGTCTATTTCGTGCGCACCCTGGAAATCCTGAAAAAAGAAAACCTCAACCCGGTAACCACGATGGAGGTATTCGGGAGCAGGGCGGGTTTGCTCTGCGGCATCGAGGAAGTGAAAGCGCTATTGGCCGAAGCGCTGCCCGGAGATAAACGCGAGGTCTGGGCCCTGGCCGAGGGCGAAACCATCGCCGCCAAAGAGGTGGTGCTGCGCATTACCGCCCCCTATCAAAGCTACGGCCTTTACGAGACGGCCATCATCGGCATGCTGGCGCAGTCCACCGGCTGGGCAACCGCCGCCCGGGAGTGCGCGGCCGCCGCGGCGGGGACGCCGCTTATCAGCTTCGGGGCGCGGCACGTGCACCCCAACGTGGCCGCGGTAATGGACTACGCGGCGGTGGTGGGGGGCTGCTCCGGCTGTTCCAGCGTCAACGGCGCCAGGCTGGCCGGGGTGGAGCCTTCCGGCACCATGCCCCACGCCCTCATCCTGGTGGTGGGGGACACGGTCAAAGCCACCATGCTCTTCGATAAGCACATGCCGCCGGAAATCGGGCGCGTATCCCTGGTGGACACCTTTAAAGACGAGGCGGAGGAAAGCCTGCGCGTGGCCGCGGCGCTGGGCAAGAAACTCAAGAGCGTGCGGCTGGACACGCCAAGCGAGCGGGGCAGGGTTACCGCCGAGCTGGTCAAAGAGGTGCGCGCCCGGCTCGATTTAGCCGGCTTTCAGCACGTAGGCATCTTCGTCAGCGGCGGCATCGACCCCGATAGAATCAGGTATTTCAAGGAGCGCGGCGCGCCGGTGGACGGGTTCGGGGTGGGGAGCTATATCAGCGGCGCCAGGCCTATAGATTTTACCGCCGACCTGCACGAAATCGACGGCAAGCCAATCGCCAAACGTGGGCGCATACCGGGTATTACGCCTAACCTGCGGCTGCAGCGGGTATTTTAA
- a CDS encoding TIGR03936 family radical SAM-associated protein, which yields MQRLRIRFSRGEELKYISHLDLIRLWQRALNRAGMPLSYSKGFNPHPQISVAQALAMGVTSDAELMDIFLDKFVSPHTFTAAIDRQLPRGVSLDGVYNTPLIMPSLQSQVRQAEYKVEIETDQDQNTIESALNALLEKETLPWQHQRDTGPHKYDLRTLVDDLWLIDFRPGRCAIGMRLRSDGSGAGRPEQVAAALGFEKYPASIHRSKLILQAN from the coding sequence ATGCAGAGATTGCGCATCAGGTTCAGCCGGGGGGAGGAGCTAAAGTATATCTCCCACCTGGACTTAATCCGTCTGTGGCAGCGGGCGCTCAACCGCGCCGGTATGCCATTATCCTATTCCAAGGGATTTAACCCCCACCCCCAGATTTCCGTGGCGCAGGCCCTGGCCATGGGCGTCACCTCGGACGCGGAGCTCATGGACATTTTCCTGGACAAGTTCGTTTCTCCCCACACCTTTACCGCCGCCATTGACCGGCAGCTGCCGCGCGGCGTATCCCTTGACGGGGTTTACAACACCCCCCTGATCATGCCCTCCTTGCAGTCCCAGGTGCGGCAGGCGGAATATAAAGTGGAGATTGAAACGGATCAAGACCAGAACACTATCGAGTCCGCCCTCAACGCCCTTTTGGAGAAAGAGACTCTGCCCTGGCAGCACCAGCGGGACACCGGCCCCCATAAATACGACCTCCGCACCCTGGTGGATGACCTCTGGCTCATCGATTTCCGCCCCGGCCGCTGCGCCATCGGCATGAGGCTGCGCAGTGATGGCAGCGGCGCTGGCCGGCCGGAGCAGGTGGCCGCCGCCCTGGGCTTTGAAAAATACCCCGCCTCCATCCACCGCAGCAAGCTGATTCTCCAGGCTAATTAA
- a CDS encoding folylpolyglutamate synthase/dihydrofolate synthase family protein → MNYQEALEYVLKYADYERLPRSGIVWDLKRIERLLARLDNPHLAAKSVHVAGTKGKGSTAAMIASILKSAGYKTGLYTSPHLLSYTERIQVNGQPISEEDWAKLTEIIQPHVEAENALGDLGELTTFEIFTAMAFLHFAQVKADWQVMEVGLGGRLDATNVIQPQVCVITSISYDHMDVLGDTLAKIAREKAGIIKPGVVVVSAPQFPEALEAIEGVCRENNVRFVMVGRDVTWELRNFDSEGQSFRLKGLKRDYELRIPLLGEHQVENAANAVTTAELLREKGAKITAENIAVGLAQVSWPGRLQVLKKEPWVIVDGAHNAYSMLRLREALKIYFNYDKAKLILGFGADKDIAGMAAEAVKITDDIIMVTSRHPRAVKAEALIAEFRKHGVTPRVAASVKEAVNLAVGEAKPNDLICAAGSIFVEAEVMEWAKE, encoded by the coding sequence ATGAATTATCAAGAAGCCCTGGAATATGTTTTAAAGTACGCCGACTACGAGAGGCTGCCGCGCTCCGGCATAGTTTGGGACCTGAAGCGCATCGAGCGGCTGCTGGCGAGGCTGGATAACCCGCATTTAGCCGCCAAGTCCGTCCACGTGGCGGGGACGAAGGGGAAAGGCAGCACCGCCGCCATGATTGCCTCGATACTCAAGAGCGCCGGCTACAAGACCGGGCTTTATACCTCCCCCCACCTCCTGTCATACACGGAGCGGATACAGGTGAACGGCCAGCCTATCAGCGAAGAGGACTGGGCAAAGCTGACCGAGATTATCCAGCCCCACGTGGAGGCGGAGAACGCTTTGGGCGACCTGGGGGAGCTGACCACCTTCGAGATTTTCACGGCCATGGCGTTCCTGCACTTCGCGCAAGTGAAGGCGGACTGGCAGGTGATGGAGGTGGGGCTGGGCGGCAGGCTGGACGCCACCAACGTGATACAGCCGCAGGTCTGTGTGATTACATCCATCAGCTACGACCACATGGACGTGCTGGGGGATACTTTGGCCAAGATAGCCCGGGAGAAGGCGGGCATCATCAAGCCGGGGGTGGTGGTCGTCAGCGCGCCGCAGTTCCCGGAGGCTTTGGAGGCAATCGAGGGGGTGTGCCGGGAGAACAATGTGCGGTTCGTGATGGTGGGACGGGACGTGACGTGGGAGCTGCGCAACTTCGATAGCGAGGGGCAGAGCTTCCGCCTGAAGGGCTTGAAAAGGGATTACGAATTGCGGATACCGCTGCTGGGGGAGCACCAGGTGGAGAACGCGGCCAACGCCGTAACCACCGCGGAACTGCTCCGGGAAAAAGGCGCGAAGATAACGGCGGAAAACATCGCGGTAGGGCTGGCCCAGGTCAGCTGGCCGGGGCGTTTGCAGGTGCTGAAAAAGGAGCCGTGGGTAATCGTGGACGGGGCGCATAACGCCTATTCCATGCTGCGGCTGAGGGAAGCCTTAAAAATCTATTTCAACTACGATAAGGCGAAGCTGATACTGGGGTTCGGGGCGGACAAGGACATAGCCGGGATGGCGGCGGAGGCGGTCAAGATTACGGACGACATTATCATGGTGACGTCCCGCCACCCCCGGGCGGTGAAGGCGGAGGCGTTAATAGCGGAGTTCCGGAAGCACGGGGTAACGCCGCGGGTGGCGGCCAGCGTCAAGGAGGCGGTGAACCTGGCGGTGGGGGAGGCCAAGCCCAACGACCTCATCTGCGCGGCGGGGAGCATCTTCGTGGAGGCGGAGGTCATGGAGTGGGCGAAGGAGTAG
- a CDS encoding type II toxin-antitoxin system HicA family toxin — MAFPKQVWDQLKNKSVEDIVSALERDGAALDTSRGVARVYRFPDGRLVAIHFHPHKTFGPKLLRDLFEDIGWKEADLKRLKLVK, encoded by the coding sequence ATGGCGTTTCCCAAACAGGTTTGGGACCAGCTCAAGAATAAATCAGTAGAGGATATCGTTTCCGCACTTGAAAGGGATGGGGCTGCTTTAGATACATCGAGAGGGGTTGCCCGGGTTTATCGGTTTCCGGATGGCAGGCTCGTCGCCATACACTTTCACCCGCACAAGACCTTCGGGCCTAAGTTGTTGAGGGATTTGTTTGAAGATATCGGCTGGAAAGAAGCTGATTTAAAAAGACTGAAACTGGTTAAATAG
- a CDS encoding endonuclease domain-containing protein gives MLPYNPKLKQLSRELRKNMTDAEKVLWSKLRMKQLQGLLFSRQKPLGAYIADFYCYQAKLVIEVDGGQHFTNDSVEYDRIRDEFMGSLGLTVLRFTNTDVLQNIEGVLEVIGRNLPPPLFTKEGNSSSPFRKVADSV, from the coding sequence ATGCTTCCATATAATCCCAAATTAAAGCAGCTTTCACGGGAGCTTAGAAAAAACATGACCGATGCCGAAAAGGTACTTTGGTCTAAGCTCAGGATGAAACAGCTACAAGGCTTGTTATTCTCGCGTCAAAAGCCATTGGGCGCATATATCGCAGATTTTTATTGTTATCAGGCGAAGCTGGTAATTGAAGTCGATGGAGGACAGCATTTTACTAATGATTCTGTTGAATACGATAGGATCAGAGATGAATTTATGGGTAGTCTGGGATTGACAGTGCTAAGGTTTACAAATACTGATGTGCTGCAAAATATAGAAGGTGTTTTGGAAGTAATTGGGAGAAATCTCCCTCCTCCCCTCTTTACGAAAGAGGGAAACTCATCCTCTCCCTTTCGTAAAGTCGCAGATTCCGTATGA
- a CDS encoding vitamin B12-dependent ribonucleotide reductase: protein METETEVRTPQETTSANGLTDTARQVLEKRYLLKDDQGKVTETPEQLFRRVASAIAAAELIYNPKANVKAVEDDFFKLMHGLEFLPNSPTLMNAGKKLGQLSACFVLPVDDSMESIFDAVKYTALIHKSGGGTGFSFSRLRPENDMVGSTGGVASGPVSFMRAFDTVTDVTKQGGTRRGANMGIMDINHPDILKFITAKESMTALTNFNISVALTAEFMEAVKAGEDYELINPHTKKVSGTLNAKEVFDKIVDMAWRTGDPGIVFIDRINEANPTPHLGRIESTNPCGEQPLLPYESCNLASINLSRMMKKKSAGWEIDYPKLARTVKTGVRFLDNVIDINRFPLPQIEEMTKKTRKIGLGIMGFADMLVMLGVPYNSGEALDVAEKLMRVIGEEALKSSVELAKERGVFPAFEGSIYDVPAGPQLRNATRTTIAPTGTLSMIAGCSSGIEPLFALSYTKTVLDGTPFVEVNPYFEEAAQKGGFYSADLMKKLAEGAHLGEIKGVPDKVKRVFVTAHEITPEWHVKMQAAFQKSTDNAVSKTVNFPHEATREDVSHAYLLAYEEGLKGITIYRDRSRDTQVLTTGKKPEKAAEPSERTPRKRPAETRGTITKVNTGCGGLYITVAYDDKGIFEVFSTLGKSGACASAQLEAICRLISTALRSGVDVAQVVKQLRGIRCPSIAWEGGKSILSCADAIASVLEKHIDGEDKPKLEDYGLAKNMAGQCPECSNMLVYSEGCYHCPACGYTKC, encoded by the coding sequence ATGGAAACCGAAACTGAAGTCAGGACCCCGCAGGAAACAACATCCGCTAACGGTCTTACTGATACCGCCCGTCAGGTGCTTGAAAAACGCTATCTGCTGAAGGACGACCAGGGCAAGGTGACGGAAACACCGGAGCAACTGTTCCGCCGCGTGGCGTCGGCGATTGCCGCGGCAGAGCTTATCTATAATCCCAAAGCTAACGTGAAAGCGGTCGAGGACGATTTTTTCAAGCTGATGCACGGCCTGGAGTTCCTCCCCAACTCCCCCACTTTAATGAACGCCGGGAAAAAGCTGGGGCAGCTTTCCGCCTGCTTCGTCCTGCCCGTGGACGACTCCATGGAGTCGATTTTCGACGCCGTGAAATACACCGCCCTGATTCATAAAAGCGGCGGCGGCACCGGCTTTTCATTCTCCCGCCTCCGCCCGGAAAATGACATGGTGGGCTCCACCGGCGGCGTGGCCAGCGGCCCCGTTTCCTTTATGCGCGCCTTTGATACCGTCACCGATGTCACCAAGCAGGGGGGCACGCGGCGGGGCGCCAACATGGGCATCATGGATATCAACCACCCGGACATTTTAAAGTTCATCACCGCCAAGGAAAGCATGACCGCCCTCACCAATTTTAATATCTCCGTGGCCCTGACGGCGGAATTCATGGAGGCGGTCAAGGCGGGGGAGGACTACGAGCTGATTAATCCCCATACCAAAAAAGTATCCGGCACGCTCAACGCCAAAGAGGTCTTTGATAAAATCGTGGACATGGCCTGGCGCACCGGCGACCCCGGCATCGTTTTCATCGACCGTATTAACGAGGCCAATCCCACCCCCCACCTCGGCAGAATCGAGAGCACCAACCCCTGCGGCGAGCAGCCCCTCCTCCCCTACGAGTCCTGCAACCTGGCTTCCATCAATCTCTCCAGGATGATGAAGAAAAAGAGCGCTGGCTGGGAAATCGATTACCCCAAACTCGCCCGCACCGTCAAGACCGGCGTCCGCTTCCTGGATAACGTTATCGATATCAACAGGTTCCCGCTGCCGCAAATCGAGGAAATGACCAAAAAGACACGCAAAATCGGCCTGGGCATCATGGGCTTCGCCGATATGCTGGTCATGCTCGGCGTGCCTTACAACTCCGGGGAGGCGCTGGACGTGGCTGAAAAGCTGATGCGGGTTATCGGTGAAGAAGCTCTCAAATCTTCCGTGGAGCTGGCTAAAGAGCGCGGCGTGTTCCCCGCTTTCGAGGGCAGTATCTATGACGTGCCGGCAGGCCCGCAGCTGCGCAACGCTACCCGCACCACCATCGCCCCCACCGGCACTTTAAGCATGATTGCCGGCTGCTCCAGCGGCATTGAGCCGCTCTTCGCTTTAAGCTATACCAAGACCGTGCTGGACGGCACCCCCTTCGTCGAGGTCAACCCCTACTTTGAAGAAGCCGCCCAAAAAGGCGGTTTTTATTCCGCCGACCTGATGAAAAAGCTGGCGGAAGGCGCTCACCTGGGCGAAATCAAGGGCGTGCCGGACAAGGTAAAGCGCGTTTTTGTCACCGCCCATGAAATCACCCCGGAGTGGCACGTTAAAATGCAGGCGGCTTTCCAGAAGTCCACGGACAACGCCGTCTCCAAGACCGTCAACTTCCCCCACGAAGCCACCCGCGAGGACGTGTCCCACGCCTACCTGCTGGCCTACGAGGAGGGTCTCAAGGGCATCACCATCTACCGCGACCGCTCCCGGGACACCCAAGTGCTGACCACCGGTAAGAAACCGGAAAAGGCGGCCGAGCCTTCCGAACGCACCCCCCGCAAACGCCCCGCCGAGACCCGGGGGACGATTACCAAGGTCAATACCGGCTGCGGCGGCCTCTATATCACCGTCGCCTACGATGACAAGGGCATTTTTGAAGTGTTTTCCACCCTCGGCAAGTCCGGCGCCTGCGCCTCCGCCCAGCTGGAAGCCATCTGCCGCCTCATCTCCACGGCGCTGCGCTCCGGTGTGGACGTGGCCCAGGTGGTCAAACAGCTCCGGGGCATCCGCTGCCCGTCCATCGCCTGGGAAGGCGGCAAGTCCATCCTCTCCTGCGCGGACGCTATCGCCAGCGTGCTGGAAAAGCACATCGACGGCGAGGACAAGCCCAAGCTGGAGGACTACGGCCTGGCCAAGAACATGGCCGGCCAGTGCCCGGAATGCTCCAACATGCTCGTCTATTCGGAGGGCTGCTACCACTGCCCGGCCTGCGGCTATACCAAGTGCTAG
- the purM gene encoding phosphoribosylformylglycinamidine cyclo-ligase, with product MKETYAAAGVDIDLKSRVISRISRYAKATHRPEVLSGVGFFGGLFEMKGYKNPVIVSSVDGVGTKLKIASALGKFDTVGGDIVNHCVNDIFTCGAEPVFFLDYIATGKVVPDRLEAIGKGLAEACKEVGAALIGGETAEMPGIYHGDDFDLVGFVVGVIEKDKITMGSGIAAGDAVIGLPSNGLHTNGYSLARKIFGETKAALNKRYAALGGTAGKALLATHICYYNRLKPLLKSIKGMAHITGGGMVGNIPRSLPRGLAARLDSKKWDVPPIFTLLQKKGGVETAEMYRVFNMGVGMAVVCAPESVKKLTKALPEARIIGEVVRQKGEARVIIDGEGYRQDKVA from the coding sequence ATGAAAGAGACCTATGCCGCCGCCGGCGTGGATATCGACCTCAAGTCCAGGGTCATCTCCAGAATCAGCCGGTACGCTAAAGCCACCCACCGCCCGGAGGTATTGAGCGGGGTGGGCTTTTTCGGCGGGCTTTTCGAGATGAAGGGCTACAAAAACCCGGTCATCGTCTCCAGCGTGGACGGCGTGGGCACCAAGCTCAAAATAGCCTCCGCCCTGGGGAAATTCGACACGGTGGGCGGGGATATCGTCAACCACTGCGTCAACGATATTTTCACCTGCGGCGCGGAACCGGTCTTCTTCCTCGACTACATAGCCACCGGGAAAGTGGTGCCGGACAGGCTGGAAGCTATAGGTAAAGGCCTGGCGGAAGCCTGTAAAGAGGTGGGGGCGGCGCTCATCGGGGGGGAAACGGCGGAAATGCCCGGCATCTATCACGGCGACGACTTCGACCTGGTCGGCTTCGTCGTCGGTGTCATCGAAAAAGATAAAATCACGATGGGCAGCGGCATCGCCGCCGGGGACGCGGTAATCGGGCTGCCCTCCAACGGCCTGCATACCAACGGCTACTCCCTGGCGCGTAAAATCTTCGGGGAGACGAAAGCGGCCCTGAACAAACGCTACGCCGCGCTCGGCGGGACGGCGGGCAAGGCGCTGCTGGCAACGCATATTTGCTATTACAACCGGCTCAAGCCCCTGCTCAAGAGCATCAAGGGCATGGCGCACATCACCGGCGGGGGCATGGTGGGCAATATCCCCCGCTCCCTCCCCAGAGGGCTGGCCGCGCGGCTGGACAGCAAAAAGTGGGATGTCCCCCCCATTTTCACCCTCCTCCAGAAAAAGGGCGGGGTGGAGACGGCGGAAATGTACCGCGTTTTCAACATGGGCGTGGGCATGGCGGTGGTATGCGCGCCGGAGAGCGTTAAAAAGCTGACCAAAGCCCTGCCGGAAGCCAGAATCATCGGCGAGGTGGTGCGGCAAAAGGGGGAAGCCCGCGTCATCATCGACGGGGAGGGCTACCGGCAGGACAAAGTGGCCTGA
- the nrdR gene encoding transcriptional regulator NrdR, which translates to MNCPFCGHPDSKVLDSRDVNDGIRRRRQCLRCDLRFTTYERLQHTSVFVIKKDGRREEFNREKLLRGIQIACEKRPLPGNTPDQLADDIEAELFQMGKAEVPSTTIGDAVMARLKKLDHIAYIRFASVYREFEDITTLKEEVDSLAGHAILPPADQIPLFPVEELPVQFRAPRRQRP; encoded by the coding sequence GTGAATTGCCCATTCTGCGGACACCCGGATTCTAAGGTTTTGGACTCCCGTGACGTAAATGACGGCATCCGCCGCCGGCGCCAGTGCCTGCGGTGCGACCTGCGTTTTACCACCTACGAGCGCTTGCAGCACACCAGCGTTTTCGTGATAAAGAAGGACGGCCGCCGCGAGGAGTTCAACCGCGAAAAACTGCTCCGCGGTATCCAGATAGCCTGTGAAAAGAGGCCGCTGCCCGGCAACACGCCCGACCAGCTCGCCGACGATATTGAAGCGGAGCTTTTCCAGATGGGCAAAGCCGAGGTCCCCAGCACCACCATCGGTGACGCGGTCATGGCGCGGCTTAAAAAACTCGACCATATTGCCTATATCCGCTTCGCCAGTGTTTACCGCGAGTTCGAGGATATCACCACGCTCAAGGAAGAAGTGGACAGCCTGGCCGGACACGCTATTCTTCCCCCCGCCGACCAGATTCCCCTCTTCCCGGTGGAAGAGCTGCCGGTGCAGTTCCGGGCGCCCCGGAGGCAGCGGCCATGA
- a CDS encoding type II toxin-antitoxin system HicB family antitoxin gives MMSDHKPTIEFKIEIVIEPDEGGYHAYCPALKGLHTSGETREEALQNARETAIVYLESLIKHGEPIPVGVSKRASYSAASNISRYKEELKVACAI, from the coding sequence ATGATGTCTGATCATAAACCTACCATAGAATTCAAGATAGAAATAGTTATCGAGCCTGATGAAGGCGGATACCACGCGTATTGTCCCGCGTTAAAAGGTTTACACACTTCCGGTGAAACACGGGAAGAGGCTTTACAGAACGCCAGGGAAACGGCTATCGTGTATCTTGAATCCCTAATAAAGCATGGCGAACCGATACCCGTCGGGGTGAGCAAGCGAGCGTCCTACTCGGCGGCTTCAAACATTAGTCGCTATAAAGAAGAGCTCAAAGTAGCTTGCGCTATTTAA
- a CDS encoding YhfC family glutamic-type intramembrane protease, whose amino-acid sequence MLWETMTEYLKSWFNYSGLAVNMLLIGIAVALAFGAIWLLAHWPPLFKQHRLWAVLVASAFLTLLAIVFVQIPLQWYASKALSHYWDSYTLYHWMLLAGLPSLIISGFVQEGAKMVPMVFWWWRSGKTITPQMGLAIGALAGAGFGIFEATWAHGQTFLAGWTWDVVRLSGLTQGLLPFWERFWAVAMHIAVSALVGYGLAKGKGWQFYILASVLHAAVNFLVLPYRRGMITLNQVEIYLAAGAALITLVVLWLRWIPQDDDTVMTPVIPIPPPPGPEKPDGVDV is encoded by the coding sequence ATGCTCTGGGAAACGATGACTGAATACCTGAAGTCCTGGTTCAACTACTCCGGGCTCGCCGTAAACATGCTGCTCATCGGCATCGCGGTGGCGCTGGCTTTCGGCGCGATATGGCTCCTGGCGCACTGGCCGCCGCTTTTCAAGCAGCACCGGCTGTGGGCGGTGCTGGTGGCAAGCGCCTTTTTAACCCTGCTGGCGATAGTGTTCGTGCAGATTCCGCTGCAGTGGTACGCGTCCAAAGCCCTGAGCCATTACTGGGATTCCTATACCCTTTACCACTGGATGCTGCTGGCGGGGCTGCCTTCCCTGATAATTTCCGGGTTCGTACAGGAGGGCGCCAAGATGGTGCCTATGGTTTTCTGGTGGTGGCGGAGCGGTAAGACTATCACCCCCCAAATGGGGCTGGCTATAGGAGCGCTGGCCGGGGCGGGCTTCGGCATCTTCGAGGCGACCTGGGCGCACGGGCAGACCTTCCTTGCCGGATGGACGTGGGACGTGGTAAGGCTTTCCGGCCTGACACAGGGACTCCTCCCGTTCTGGGAACGGTTCTGGGCGGTAGCCATGCACATCGCCGTTTCGGCGCTCGTGGGCTACGGGCTGGCTAAAGGCAAGGGCTGGCAGTTCTATATTCTGGCTTCTGTCCTGCACGCCGCCGTCAATTTCCTGGTGCTGCCGTACCGCAGAGGCATGATAACGTTAAACCAGGTGGAAATTTACCTGGCCGCTGGGGCGGCTTTGATTACCCTGGTGGTCTTGTGGCTGCGCTGGATTCCGCAGGATGATGACACGGTGATGACGCCGGTGATACCGATACCGCCGCCTCCCGGCCCCGAAAAGCCGGACGGGGTGGATGTCTAG
- the tilS gene encoding tRNA lysidine(34) synthetase TilS codes for MPTAKIPPLEQQVLAYIRARKLAASGQTLVVAVSGGPDSVCLLHILAALREELGITLHIAHLNHQLRGKDSVADAAYVAGLAKRLDIPATIASRDVRAYRAQHRLTLEEAAREVRYAFLGEVAANIGAAGIAVGHTADDHIETILMHLLRGSGGRGLRGLLPVSRRQVSGYNLTVIRPLLELSRPDTVAYCRKHRLQPRADKSNFLTQPFRNRVRHKLLPELRKYNLRIREALLRLARATAEDMDFIEGEARRHWIQVVTAMPDSVVMDKKALLALPPALQRQLLRSAIEALLGNLKDIEAVHIENIIAGLHKPAGKVIGLPFGLSFTVEYDRYVLAADAAALCPFPPLEGEITLKVPGRTSFSGWDITADVIPPQEAEVSGNDDFTACLDFARVGSPLTVRRRLPGDRFQPLGLAQPKKLNVFMIDARIPRSWRRRVPVVCGGGRMLWVVGCRIDERARVRPDTEKVLRLEFRRA; via the coding sequence TTGCCAACAGCTAAAATCCCCCCTTTGGAACAGCAGGTGCTGGCATACATCCGCGCCAGAAAGCTCGCCGCCAGCGGTCAGACGCTGGTGGTCGCCGTTTCCGGCGGGCCGGACTCCGTGTGCCTGCTGCACATCCTGGCGGCTTTGCGGGAAGAGCTGGGCATCACGCTGCATATCGCCCATTTAAACCATCAGTTGCGCGGCAAAGACTCCGTCGCCGATGCCGCTTACGTGGCCGGGCTGGCAAAGCGACTCGATATCCCCGCCACCATCGCCTCCCGGGACGTGCGCGCTTACCGGGCGCAGCACCGCCTCACTTTAGAGGAAGCGGCGCGGGAGGTAAGGTATGCTTTTCTGGGGGAGGTGGCGGCCAATATCGGGGCGGCGGGTATCGCGGTAGGCCATACCGCCGACGACCATATAGAGACGATTTTGATGCATTTGCTGCGCGGCAGCGGGGGGCGGGGCTTAAGGGGGCTGCTGCCCGTCAGCCGCCGGCAGGTATCCGGTTATAATCTCACCGTTATCCGGCCGCTGCTGGAGCTAAGCCGGCCGGACACCGTAGCCTACTGCCGCAAACACCGCCTCCAGCCCCGCGCCGATAAGTCCAATTTTCTCACCCAGCCGTTCCGCAACCGCGTCCGCCATAAGCTGCTGCCGGAGCTGCGCAAGTACAACCTGCGCATCAGGGAAGCCCTGCTCCGTTTAGCCCGCGCCACCGCCGAGGACATGGACTTTATCGAGGGGGAGGCCCGCCGCCACTGGATCCAGGTTGTAACGGCAATGCCGGATTCGGTGGTAATGGATAAAAAGGCTTTGCTGGCCCTGCCTCCTGCCCTCCAGCGCCAGCTCCTGCGCTCCGCCATAGAGGCGCTGCTGGGCAACCTTAAAGACATCGAGGCCGTTCACATTGAAAATATCATCGCCGGCCTGCATAAGCCGGCCGGCAAAGTCATCGGGCTGCCCTTCGGGCTTAGCTTCACCGTCGAATACGACCGCTACGTGCTGGCCGCGGATGCCGCCGCGCTTTGCCCCTTCCCGCCCCTGGAAGGTGAAATAACGTTAAAAGTGCCGGGCCGGACTTCTTTCTCCGGCTGGGATATCACGGCGGACGTCATCCCGCCGCAAGAGGCGGAAGTAAGCGGGAACGATGATTTTACCGCCTGCCTGGACTTTGCCCGCGTCGGGAGCCCTTTAACCGTGCGGCGTCGTCTTCCCGGCGACCGCTTTCAGCCGCTGGGCCTGGCGCAGCCGAAGAAATTGAATGTCTTCATGATTGACGCCCGCATTCCCCGGTCATGGCGGCGCCGGGTGCCCGTCGTCTGCGGCGGCGGCCGGATGCTATGGGTGGTCGGCTGCCGTATCGATGAACGCGCTAGGGTCCGGCCGGACACGGAAAAAGTCCTCAGGCTTGAATTCAGGCGCGCCTAG